One Branchiostoma lanceolatum isolate klBraLanc5 chromosome 18, klBraLanc5.hap2, whole genome shotgun sequence DNA window includes the following coding sequences:
- the LOC136424723 gene encoding uncharacterized sodium-dependent transporter YocR-like, translating into MTETERTLLVEKQPNDASSEEKSPVSELSSSLEQPKFSSKLGIMLTSIGCAVGTGNVWRFPRMVANNSGKNGGLQFLLVWVAFLFLWSMPLIILEYAVGRFAKKAAPMTFYRLLGVKTTWLGCWINMINFLVGSYYSVLVGYTLFYMVHCMFFPLPTTLEESQAIWRGFVDESSLPVATHFVITLGCAIIIWRGVKSIELVMKVMVPGLLVLVLVVLIWALTLTGAWQGVVYLFTPDWEMLTSPRLWVDALSQNAVDTSAGWGQFLVLGTSMAANQGAVQMGVVVPTANNAISLISAAMIFAAVFSMYAKLQPGGAAGGAVKLLKENGPANTGLTFIWMPILFSFMAGGRVIASLFFLALAMAGVSSYVTMINTSVQPIVDLGVKREVSVVLLSLLSFLLGIPSALSPKVLANQDFVWGASLIFSGLMLVYLFWRYGSSDFRANLVNQAGTEGGDWKVPKAYEWLVKFVLPVEGTVVIVWWVVDTVQKETVPWYEIGLDTLMTAILEWAGLLILLVGFNVILCFFQPQISRWWRPVAAASHDSFTRCCRKGKQGGKEETGQIGLEDLSSSSQAKNAGYNSL; encoded by the exons ATGACGGAAACCGAGAGAACTCTACTCGTTGAGAAG CAACCTAACGATGCCTCATCAGAAGAAAAATCGCCGGTGTCTGAACTGTCGAGCTCTTTAGAACAACCCAAGTTTTCCTCGAAGCTGGGGATAATGCTGACTTCGATCGGGTGCGCGGTGGGGACCGGGAACGTGTGGCGGTTTCCACGGATGGTTGCCAACAACAGTGGAAAGAACG GAGGCTTGCAGTTCTTACTTGTTTGGGTCGCATTCCTGTTCCTGTGGTCGATGCCACTGATCATCCTGGAGTACGCCGTCGGGCGGTTCGCCAAGAAGGCAGCACCGATGACTTTCTACAGACTGCTGGGGGTTAAAACCACGTGGTTGGGCTGCTGGATCAACATGATAAATTTCTTGGTTGG CTCTTATTACAGTGTACTGGTGGGCTACACACTGTTCTACATGGTCCACTGCATGTTCTTCCCACTGCCGACAACATTGGAAGAGAGCCAGGCCATCTGGAGAGGATTCGTCGAT GAAAGTAGTTTACCTGTTGCCACCCATTTCGTTATCACCCTGGGATGTGCCATTATCATCTGGAGGGGGGTCAAAAGCATCGAACTGGTGATGAAGGTCATGGTCCCCGGCCTGTTGGTGCTCGTTCTGGTGGTGTTGATCTGGGCGTTGACCTTGACCGGTGCCTGGCAGGGGGTCGTTTACCTCTTTACACCAGACTGGG AAATGTTGACAAGCCCAAGGCTGTGGGTGGACGCTCTATCCCAGAATGCAGTGGACACGAGTGCAGGTTGGGGCCAGTTTCTCGTCCTGGGAACGAGCATGGCTGCCAACCAAGGCGCGGTACAGATGGGCGTGGTCGTTCCCACGGCGAACAACGCAATCAG TCTGATAAGCGCTGCGATGATTTTCGCTGCAGTCTTCTCCATGTACGCTAAGCTGCAGCCGGGAGGCGCGGCAGGGGGAGCCGTGAAACTGCTCAAGGAGAACGGACCGGCGAACACAGGGCTAACGTTTATCTG GATGCCGATTCTGTTCTCCTTCATGGCGGGAGGGCGCGTCATCGCTTCCCTGTTCTTCCTGGCGTTAGCCATGGCGGGGGTCAGCAGTTACGTCACCATGATCAACACATCAGTGCAGCCCATTGTGGATCTGGGAG TGAAGAGAGAGGTGTCCGTGGTGTTGTTGAGTCTATTGTCTTTTCTTCTCGGCATCCCGAGTGCCCTGAGCCCCAAGGTTCTTGCAAACCAG GATTTTGTATGGGGTGCTTCTCTAATCTTCTCAGGGCTGATGTTAGTCTACTTGTTCTGGAGATACGGGTCATCCGACTTTAGAGCCAACCTTGTCAATCAG GCAGGCACAGAGGGTGGTGACTGGAAAGTTCCCAAAGCCTACGAATGGCTCGTCAA GTTTGTCCTGCCTGTTGAGGGGACGGTTGTTATCGTGTGGTGGGTTGTTGACACCGTGCAGAAAGAGACCGTGCCGTGGTACGAGATCGGCCTCGACACGCTGATGACGGCAATCCTTGAG TGGGCAGGTCTCCTCATACTTCTCGTCGGATTCAACGTCATCCTTTGTTTCTTCCAACCGCAAATCTCGCGTTGGTGGAGGCCAGTGGCTGCTGCCAGTCATGACAGCTTCACCCGGTGTTGTAGGAAAGGGAAACAAGGAGGGAAGGAAGAGACTGGTCAAATTGGTCTGGAAGATTTGAGTTCCTCTTCTCAAGCTAAGAACGCGGGATACAACTCACTATAG
- the LOC136424044 gene encoding kelch-like protein 40a isoform X2, which yields MAAADQNRHDSAVRPRSYEDERYQDGFLEAVCDLKKAEVLQDVVLEVEGRRFPCHRLVLSAASPYFRAMFTSGMMESRQKTVVLQDLDAGMFGEILNYIYSGTLDVSLDKVQPLYQAADLLQLDYVRDTCSSYMAMNVHHSTCVDLYKFADVFSIDSVRNQCLQCICRHFSKVVSTEGFCSLNVTQLTEIISRDELDVKEETAVWEAVVRWVQHCKKDRLRHLPSILPHTRFNLMTPYNMVAILDHPLVKKNPGRSAIRNV from the exons atggctgctgCAGACCAAAATCGCCACGACAGCGCAGTTCGTCCTCGTTCCTACGAAGACGAGAGGTATCAGGACGGGTTTCTTGAAGCTGTGTGTGACTTAAAGAAGGCTGaggtactgcaggatgtcgtccttgaagtcgagggtcggcggtttccctgccatcggcttgttctgtccgcggccagtccctacttcagggccatgtttacaagcGGCATGATggaaagtcggcagaagacggttgttttacag GATTTGGATGCAGgcatgtttggggagatcctGAATTACATCTACTCGGGAACCCTCGATGTGTCCCTAGACAAAGTCcagcccctgtaccaggcagccgacctcctccaactggactatgtgagagacacctgcagcagctacatggccaTGAACGTGCATCACTCCACCTGTGTCgacctgtacaagtttgctgaTGTCTTTTCTATAGACAGTGTTCGGAACCAATGCCTGCAGTGTATTTGTAGGCACTTTTCCAAG GTTGTCTCGACTGAGGGGTTCTGCAGCCTGAATGTGActcagctgactgagatcatcagccGCGATGAGCTGGATGTGAAAGAAGAGACAGCAGTGTGGGAGGCggtggtgagatgggtgcagcactGCAAGAAGGACAG ACTGCGccacctacccagcatcctccctcaCACCCGCTTCAACCTGATGACCCCGTACAACATGGTGGCCATCTTAGATCACCCCCTGGTCAAGAAGAATCCTGGGAGATCTGCCATCAGGAACGTG TGA
- the LOC136424043 gene encoding kelch repeat and BTB domain-containing protein 8-like isoform X3: MVGEILSYVYSGTLHVSLDKVQPLYQAADLLQLDYVRDTCSSYMAMNVQRSTCVDLYKFADVFSMDVVRNQCLQCIYRHFAKLASTEEFCSLSVNQLTEIISHDELDVKEETAVWEAVVKWVQHCREDRLHHLPSILPHIRFNLLTSDDTAAILEHPLVREDPGKSAIRNVVKETSNMKKRVRMDTLEMAMLIPYKAPVSEWDMDTSTNDILFMNPRTGKYIRSSIPEELNVLALTVTSDNNIYILANERLDNYKVFEYSQAGDVWERAHMSSVARDEKLYLGDTKILVEVDRILYFLTVKTRIGNRLKLIQGNRLVQVRKYNWHIDQWQECSQLPLDSTYREFTIASCGLHLYFITNTEMHHYDPSQDRWCKLTPPELIPEVCTAVAMGTEIFCTDRCFTKTMVYDTESDCWQVLPGWPHQEDHLAGDPPPSLFVLENQLHIHVFTYVDQDKKAKGTAADHIFVFVYDKSANVWKELKVTLPYQPYMSHPPLCPVARMYLPSLNA, from the exons ATGGTCGGTGAAATCCTGAGTTACGTGTATTCAGGAACCCtccatgtgtccctggacaaagtgcagcccctgtaccaggcagctgACCTActccaactggactatgtgagagacacctgcagcagctacatggccaTGAATGTTCAGCGATCCACCTGTgtggacctgtacaagtttgctgaTGTCTTTTCTATGGACGTTGTCCGGAACCAATGTCTGCAGTGTATCTATAGGCACTTTGCTAAG CTTGCCTCGACcgaggagttctgcagcctgagtgtgaatcagctgactgagatcatcagccacgatgagctggatgttaaagaggagacagcagtgtgggaggctgtggtCAAATGGGTGCAGCACtgcagggaggacag ACTGcaccacctacccagcatcctccctcatatccgcttcaacctgctgacctcagaCGACACGGCAGCCATCTTAGAACATCCACTGGTCAGGGAGGATCCTGGGAAATCTGCCATCAGGAACGTGGTAAAGGAGACTTCCAACATGAAGAAGAGAGTCAGGATGGACACTCTGGAAATGGCCATGCTTATCCCATACAA GGCACCAGTTTCTGAATGGGATATGGATACAAG CACCAATGATATCCTTTTCATGAACCCTCGGACAGGGAAGTACATCAGAAGCAGTATTCCTGAAGAATTGAATGTCCTTGCACTAACCGTTACCAGCGACAACAACATTTACATCTTAGCAAATGAACGCCTAGATAACTACAAGGTTTTTGAGTACAGCCAGGCGGGTGATGTGTGGGAGCGTGCTCATATGTCTTCAGTAGCTAGAGATGAAAAACTTTACCTGGGGGATACCAAGATCCTTGTTGAAGTTGATCGGATTTTGTACTTCCTTACCGTGAAAACGAGAATTGGCAATCGGTTGAAATTGATCCAGGGCAATCGGTTGGTCCAGGTCAGAAAGTACAACTGGCAtattgaccaatggcaggagTGTTCACAGCTACCTCTTGACAGTACATATCGTGAATTCACGATCGCGTCCTGTGGTCTGCACCTCTATTTTATCACGAACACAGAAATGCATCACTATGACCCAAGCCAGGACCGTTGGTGCAAGCTCACCCCACCGGAACTCATTCCTGAAGTCTGCAcagccgttgccatgggaacagagATCTTCTGCACAGACAGATGCTTCACAAAGACGATGGTGTACGACACAGAGTCCGACTGCTGGCAGGTACTGCCTGGCTGGCCGCACCAAGAAGACCATCTTGCTGGCGACCCCCCCCCCAGTCTTTTCGTACTGGAGAACCagctgcacatacatgtattcacgtATGTAGATCAGGATAAAAAAGCCAAAGGTACGGCCGCAGATCACATATTCGTGTTTGTCTATGACAAGTCTGCAAATGTTTGGAAAGAGTTAAAGGTCACCCTGCCATACCAGCCATATATGTCACATCCTCCGCTGTGTCCTGTGGCACGAATGTACCTGCCAAGTCTTAATGCATAG
- the LOC136424261 gene encoding very-long-chain (3R)-3-hydroxyacyl-CoA dehydratase 2-like, which produces MAAGGKAGPKSPSKPRAVPGPGPLAHGWLVLYNIVLTAGWIAVLYVYIVHVLNNPSPPEVYSGIYDSVEVVLKVFQSLALLEIVHAALGIVPSNVLLTAFQVFSRVFLLWGVAHPFKEAQTSLGMSLCIAAWTITEIIRYSFYTFALLKMKPYVLQWCRYTFFIVLYPIGVSGELLAIYSALTPAAEQKAFSLEMPNPLNFSFYYHYFLVGGMLTYIPVFPQLYFHMVRQRRKIIGGVTKVVKKE; this is translated from the exons ATGGCGGCAGGTGGAAAAGCTGGGCCGAAGTCTCCTTCAAAACCTCGGGCCGTCCCGGGGCCAGGGCCTCTGGCGCACGGCTGGCTCGTTCTCTACAACATCGTGCTTACGGCAGG GTGGATAGCGGTTCTGTACGTGTACATTGTGCATGTGCTGAATAATCCCAGCCCACCAGAGGTGTACTCAGGGATATACGACAGTGTGGAGGTGGTGCTGAAGGTGTTCCAGTCCCTTGCCTTGCTGGAG ATCGTGCACGCGGCGCTGGGTATCGTCCCCTCCAACGTCCTACTGACGGCGTTCCAAGTCTTCTCCAGGGTGTTTCTGTTGTGGGGCGTGGCACATCCTTTTAAGgag GCCCAGACCAGCCTGGGTATGAGCCTGTGCATTGCTGCCTGGACCATCACAGAGATCATCCGGTACTCTTTCTACACCTTCGCTCTGCTCAAAATGAAGCCCTACGTCCTACAGTGGTGCAG ATATACGTTCTTCATAGTGCTGTACCCAATTGGTGTGTCT GGGGAGCTGCTAGCCATCTACAGTGCCCTAACACCGGCTGCTGAGCAGAAGGCATTCTCCCTGGAGATGCCCAACCCTCTCAACTTCTCCTTCTACTACCACTACTTCCTGGTGGGAGGCATGCTCACTTACATACCAG TTTTCCCCCAGTTGTATTTCCACATGGTCCGACAGCGCAGAAAGATAATCGGTGGTGTCACCAAGGTGGTCAAGAAGGAATAA
- the LOC136424044 gene encoding kelch repeat and BTB domain-containing protein 8-like isoform X1, translated as MAAADQNRHDSAVRPRSYEDERYQDGFLEAVCDLKKAEVLQDVVLEVEGRRFPCHRLVLSAASPYFRAMFTSGMMESRQKTVVLQDLDAGMFGEILNYIYSGTLDVSLDKVQPLYQAADLLQLDYVRDTCSSYMAMNVHHSTCVDLYKFADVFSIDSVRNQCLQCICRHFSKVVSTEGFCSLNVTQLTEIISRDELDVKEETAVWEAVVRWVQHCKKDRLRHLPSILPHTRFNLMTPYNMVAILDHPLVKKNPGRSAIRNVVKETSNMKKRFGMDTLEMAVLFVHGDVDGNEERILFMNPREGKYISCSYTQDVRLLTWTVTVTSDNNIYILGIESLGYQLTVLEYSHAGNVWERASIPPIQRREYGRMSLLVEVDRILYCLLVDRSASNTTPLVEMTKYSWNTNQWQECSQLHVQADKEVTVVFRHLVVSCGSHLYFLRNTDIHHYDPTQDRWCKLTPPRLDHELEVCTAVSMGTEIFCTDMEFTKTMVYDTESDCWKELPGWPNSRDLASNNEPKLFVLENQLHVWLEPYRISTDDAEGNQIFVYDRSAGAWKELEATLPFKEYASDEPVCPVARMYLPGLNA; from the exons atggctgctgCAGACCAAAATCGCCACGACAGCGCAGTTCGTCCTCGTTCCTACGAAGACGAGAGGTATCAGGACGGGTTTCTTGAAGCTGTGTGTGACTTAAAGAAGGCTGaggtactgcaggatgtcgtccttgaagtcgagggtcggcggtttccctgccatcggcttgttctgtccgcggccagtccctacttcagggccatgtttacaagcGGCATGATggaaagtcggcagaagacggttgttttacag GATTTGGATGCAGgcatgtttggggagatcctGAATTACATCTACTCGGGAACCCTCGATGTGTCCCTAGACAAAGTCcagcccctgtaccaggcagccgacctcctccaactggactatgtgagagacacctgcagcagctacatggccaTGAACGTGCATCACTCCACCTGTGTCgacctgtacaagtttgctgaTGTCTTTTCTATAGACAGTGTTCGGAACCAATGCCTGCAGTGTATTTGTAGGCACTTTTCCAAG GTTGTCTCGACTGAGGGGTTCTGCAGCCTGAATGTGActcagctgactgagatcatcagccGCGATGAGCTGGATGTGAAAGAAGAGACAGCAGTGTGGGAGGCggtggtgagatgggtgcagcactGCAAGAAGGACAG ACTGCGccacctacccagcatcctccctcaCACCCGCTTCAACCTGATGACCCCGTACAACATGGTGGCCATCTTAGATCACCCCCTGGTCAAGAAGAATCCTGGGAGATCTGCCATCAGGAACGTGGTAAAGGAGACTTCCAACATGAAGAAGAGATTCGGGATGGACACACTGGAAATGGCAGTGCTTTTCGTACACGG TGACGTGGACGGCAACGAAGAGAGGATCCTCTTCATGAACCCACGGGAAGGGAAGTACATCAGCTGCAGTTATACCCAAGACGTCCGTTTGTTGACCTGGACTGTAACTGTTACCAGTGACAACAATATCTACATCCTGGGTATAGAATCTTTGGGCTATCAGTTGACTGTGTTAGAATATAGCCATGCTGGTAATGTGTGGGAACGTGCTAGTATTCCCCCAATACAGAGGCGTGAGTATGGCAGAATGAGCCTCCTGGTTGAAGTTGATCGAATTCTATATTGCCTTCTCGTGGATAGGTCAGCAAGCAATACTACACCGTTGGTCGAGATGACAAAGTACAGCTGGAACACGAACCAATGGCAGGAGTGTtcgcagctacatgtacaggctgACAAAGAAGTTACTGTAGTGTTTCGCCACTTGGTAGTGTCCTGTGGTTCGCACCTCTACTTCCTCAGGAACACAGACATACATCACTACGACCCAACACAGGACCGTTGGTGTAAGCTCACCCCACCGAGACTTGATCATGAGCTTGAAGTCTGCACGGCCGTTTCGATGGGAACAGAGATCTTCTGCACAGACATGGAGTTCACCAAGACTATGGTGTACGACACAGAGTCTGACTGCTGGAAGGAACTGCCTGGCTGGCCGAACTCAAGAGACCTCGCTTCTAACAACGAGCCAAAGCTTTTCGTACTGGAGAACCAGCTGCATGTATGGTTAGAGCCCTATAGAATTTCCACGGACGATGCAGAAGGCAATCAGATATTTGTCTATGACAGGTCTGCAGGTGCTTGGAAGGAATTGGAGGCCACCCTGCCTTTTAAAGAATATGCATCAGATGAGCCCGTGTGCCCTGTGGCACGAATGTACCTGCCAGGTCTTAATGCATAG
- the LOC136424473 gene encoding uncharacterized protein — translation MSFEVYYCMVLCDDLYNRHVTKQQLSFSDALRFEYSEVTVPEGAFQHCCEKNCSTSMEMASYRLPSIIRRNTVQVRVQPGRPVPTERFRPLGTFRGRDSLHSSISRRLFGKDRNRSPTVDEITEHDVEAMRRAVELELLTFNKWTRANDKSMPPKKDHFSLMSRFDPCPTRAVTPLPERREDPKLGTRPCPKADDPKQEYCSILGEYACTACTKQRKKKRVTFRLNQSYPNWNTNPKTLCAPIKTEQLRRAFPRQPSSTSFSRGNKADTKVTSKNKIRIEGRPKSQLKRSKCCWEGQVTEYEVMQRMAEQKKASWEDAPRIVVPTVTSRQRTDSEATSVFVAPPIV, via the exons ATGAGTTTTGAAGTCTACTATTGTATGGTTTTGTGTGATGACTTATACAATAGGCATGTAACCAAGCAGCAACTCAGTTTTTCGGACGCTTTAAGATTCGAGTATTCGGAAGTGACTGTGCCTGAAGGCGCTTTTCAGCATTGTTGTGAGAAAAATTGCTCTACATCTATGGAGATGGCTTCGTACAGACTACCGAGCATCATCAGAAGAAACACGGTACAAGTCCGAGTTCAGCCAGGGCGACCCGTACCAACCGAAAG GTTTCGCCCATTAGGCACGTTTCGTGGACGTGACTCTCTCCACAGCTCCATTTCCCGACGCCTTTTCGGCAAAGATCGGAACCGTTCGCCGACCGTCGACGAAATCACCGAACATGACGTCGAGGCGATGCGCCGAGCAGTCGAACTCGAACTGCTGACGTTCAACAAGTGGACCCGAGCGAACGACAAGTCCATGCCTCCCAAGAAAGACCACTTCTCCCTCATGTCCCGATTTGACCCCTGTCCGACCCGAGCTGTCACCCCTCTACCCGAGAGACGAGAGGACCCCAAACTGGGAACGAGACCGTGCCCTAAGGCAGACGACCCCAAACAGGAGTACTGCAGCATTTTGGGCGAGTACGCATGCACCGCCTGCACGAagcagaggaagaagaagagggtcACCTTCCGCCTGAATCAGAGCTATCCCAACTGGAACACCAATCCCAAGACCCTCTGCGCGCCGATCAAGACCGAACAGCTTCGAAGGGCGTTTCCAAGGCAACCGTCGTCCACGTCATTTTCGCGGGGAAACAAGGCGGACACAAAGGTCACCTCGAAGAACAAGATTCGAATCGAG GGTCGTCCGAAAAGCCAGCTTAAGCGGAGCAAGTGCTGCTGGGAAGGCCAGGTGACCGAGTACGAGGTGATGCAGCGCATGGCCGAGCAGAAGAAGGCATCATGGGAAGACGCGCCGAGGATTGTGGTCCCGACAGTGACGTCACGCCAGAGGACCGACAGCGAGGCTACCAGCGTGTTCGTGGCGCCTCCTATCGTGTAG